One part of the Osmerus mordax isolate fOsmMor3 chromosome 28 unlocalized genomic scaffold, fOsmMor3.pri SUPER_28_unloc_6, whole genome shotgun sequence genome encodes these proteins:
- the LOC136938996 gene encoding G-protein coupled receptor-associated protein LMBRD2B-like has translation MSEAALGVVVVLAFFLALFLLHRYGNVRKQQPLVLLGTLLAWYLSILIILILPLDVSTTIYNQCKIDNGPHGNASTSAHAANQTSSNTSVIPTGRPLKVCSKPWSYISDGILPVFWRVVYWTSQCLTWLLIPFMQSYARSGAFSRAGRVKTALIENAVYYGTYLLIFISLLVYLAAHPQWHLTWRELQTIGIAAANTWGLFLLVLLLGYGLVEIPRCYWRASRHGYLLANTYFKVAKMAVEKSEAEEGLEDALEEVASVHQAVSFRHPLRRCVDTILRKCPIEYQERLGRNTESPAAETQQNLLPSKTSLVKKHKQVIWWVQRHSQTQVQWRILLERAFHLEDVSKNQSSQTHQFTHSFPSEQPQSWARSLLYPPCMEWFWECVLRAWFYRVLAVVLSLMSLAVVWSECTFFSTRPVLSVFAVLVHLAEADYNYLYIEMACFATIFFLCVCVYSTVFHIRVFNYYYLVPHQTDAYSLQFSGMLFCRLTPPLCLNFLGLIHMDSTISHQDRQQTAYTSIMGSMRLLFFIADGFYIYYPMLVVILCISTYYSLGSRCLNLMGFQQYMSNHDDLTSDLVDEGRELIRRERRRRQRREEGESRRQGWRGRYAERQDAGSTRRGNSALKDSESSTESTAGLLSSWTEENDPAEHLQPLYTSTHSPSLRSEGGWYMSLSHSGIFDDV, from the exons ATGAGCGAGGCGGCGCTGGGCGTGGTGGTCGTGCTGGCCTTCTTCCTGGCTCTCTTCCTGTTGCATCGCTATGGTAATGTGCGGAAGCAGCAGCCCCTGGTGCTGTTGGGGACGTTGCTGGCCTGGTACCTCAgtatcctcatcatcctcatcctgccCCTCGACGTCAGCACG accaTCTATAACCAGTGTAAGATAGACAACGGGCCACATGGGAATGCTTCGACCAGTGCGCACGCTGCCAACCAGACCTCATCCAACACCTCCGTCATCCCCACCGGCCG tCCCCTGAAGGTGTGTTCTAAACCCTGGAGTTACATCTCAGATGGGATCCTGCCGGTGTTCTGGCGTGTGGTCTACTGGACATCACAATGTCTCACCTG gctattGATTCCCTTCATGCAGTCCTACGCTCGTTCCGGAGCGTTCTCCAGGGCGGGGAGGGTGAAGACGGCGCTGATAGAGAACGCTGTCTACTACGGAACCTACCTGCTCATCTTCATCTCCCTGCTCGTCTACCTCGCCGCTCACCCTCAGTGGCACCTCACctg GCGTGAGCTCCAGACCATCGGTATCGCCGCCGCCAACACCTGGGGCCTCTTCCTGTTGGTGCTCTTGCTAGGCTACGGCCTGGTGGAGATCCCCCGCTGCTATTGGAGGGCTTCTCGCCACGGTTACCTGCTGGCCAATACATACTTCAAGGTGGCCAAGATGGCGGTGGAGAAGTCCGAGGcagaggaggggctggaggacgcCTTGGAg gaGGTGGCCAGCGTACATCAGGCCGTCAGCTTCAGACACCCTCTCAGGAGGTGTGTTGACACCATCCTGAGGAAG TGTCCTATAGAGTACCAGGAGAGGCtgggcaggaacacagagagccCTGCGGCGGAAACCCAGCagaacctcctcccctccaagaCCAGCCTGGTGAAGAAGCACAAACAG gtgatCTGGTGGGTGCAGAGACACAGCCAGACCCAGGTCCAATGGAGGATCCTGCTGGAGCGAGCCTTCCACCTGGAGGACGTGTCCAAGAACCAGAGCAGCCAGACCCACCAGTTCACCCACAGCTTCCCCAGCGAGCAGCCCCAGTCCTGGGCCCGctccctcctctatcccccctGCATGG AGTGGTTCTGGGAGTGTGTTCTTAGGGCGTGGTTCTACCGGGTTCTGGCGGTGGTTCTGTCGCTCATGTCCCTGGCTGTGGTCTGGTCCGAGTGCACCTTCTTCAGCACCAGGCCCGTTCTCTCTGTGTTCGCTGTTCTGGTCCATCTGGCCGAGGCAGACTACAACTACCTCTACATAGAG ATGGCGTGCTTTGCCACCAtcttcttcctgtgtgtgtgtgtgtactccacCGTGTTCCACATCCGAGTGTTTAACTACTACTACCTCGTACCCCACCAGACTGACGCCTACAGCCTGCAGTTCAGTGGCAT GTTGTTCTGTCGCCTGACTCCGCCCCTCTGCCTCAACTTCCTGGGTCTCATCCACATGGACTCCACCATCTCCCACCAGGACAGACAGCAGACCGCTTACACCTCC ATCATGGGCTCCATGCGGCTGCTGTTCTTCATAGCAGACGGGTTCTACATCTACTACCCCATGCTGGTGGTTATCCTCTGCATCTCCACATACTACAG tCTTGGTAGCCGCTGTCTGAACCTGATGGGCTTCCAGCAGTACATGAGTAACCACGACGACCTGACCTCTGATCTGGTGGACGAGGGGCGGGAACTCATCAGACGAg AGCGCCGGAGgcgtcagaggagagaggagggggagagtcgGAGACAG GGCTGGCGGGGGAGGTACGCGGAGAGGCAGGACGCGGGGAGCACCAGGAGGGGGAACTCAGCGCTGAAGGACAGCGAGTCGTCTACAGAGAGCACAGCAG GGCTGCTGAGCTCGTGGACCGAGGAGAACGACCCGGCAGAGCACCTGCAGCCTctctacaccagcacacactctccctccctcag gtcggAGGGGGGATGGTAcatgtctctgtctcactctggcaTCTTCGATGACGTCTGA